In Dysgonomonadaceae bacterium zrk40, one genomic interval encodes:
- a CDS encoding nucleotide sugar dehydrogenase gives MNQIKVAVIGLGYVGLPLARLMSTRYKTVGFDLNPTRVAELMSGRDSTLEVEDDLLQEAIQAGRTGSVGGLTCTTDVDAIRECNFYIVAVPTPVDRNNNPDLRPLYGASETVGKVIAKGDIVVYESTVYPGVTEDECIPIVERVSGLTYNRDFFAGYSPERINPGDKEHTVEKIKKVTSGSTPETGKTVDTVYASVILAGTHLAPTIKVAEAAKVIENSQRDINIAFVNELAKIFNKMEIDTAAVLEAAATKWNFLPFRPGLVGGHCIGVDPYYLAQAAQRHGYNPEIILAGRRMNDSMGEYVADQVVKLMLRKGIQVLGSRVLVLGFTFKENCPDVRNTRVIDIIHTLEEYNVQVTIHDPWAHPDVALHEYGVEIVSSLPAERYDALILAVAHNAFREIDVNSLLNEPGVAYDVKGLLPAHLVDGKL, from the coding sequence ATGAACCAGATCAAGGTGGCCGTGATCGGCCTGGGATATGTAGGCCTGCCGTTGGCACGGCTGATGAGCACCAGATACAAGACCGTGGGCTTCGACCTGAACCCCACCCGCGTGGCGGAGCTGATGAGCGGCCGCGACAGCACCCTCGAAGTGGAGGATGATCTGCTTCAGGAAGCGATCCAAGCCGGGCGGACCGGCAGCGTCGGTGGGTTGACCTGCACCACTGATGTCGACGCAATCCGCGAATGTAATTTCTACATCGTGGCCGTACCCACTCCTGTGGACAGGAACAACAACCCCGACCTGCGCCCCTTGTACGGAGCCAGTGAAACGGTGGGAAAGGTGATTGCGAAAGGCGATATCGTCGTCTATGAGTCCACCGTCTACCCCGGCGTCACGGAAGATGAATGCATCCCCATCGTGGAGCGGGTGAGCGGCCTTACCTACAACCGTGATTTCTTCGCCGGCTACAGTCCCGAGCGGATCAACCCCGGCGACAAGGAGCACACCGTAGAGAAGATCAAGAAGGTCACCTCCGGCAGCACCCCCGAAACCGGTAAGACGGTCGATACCGTCTACGCGTCGGTCATCCTTGCCGGCACCCATCTGGCCCCCACCATCAAGGTGGCCGAAGCAGCGAAGGTGATCGAGAACTCGCAGCGCGACATCAACATCGCCTTCGTGAACGAGCTGGCCAAGATCTTCAACAAGATGGAGATCGATACCGCCGCCGTGCTCGAAGCCGCCGCTACCAAGTGGAACTTCCTCCCCTTCCGGCCGGGACTGGTGGGAGGCCACTGCATCGGCGTGGACCCCTACTACCTGGCGCAGGCCGCACAACGCCACGGCTACAACCCCGAGATCATCCTCGCCGGTCGCCGCATGAACGACAGCATGGGCGAGTACGTGGCCGACCAGGTGGTGAAGCTAATGCTTAGGAAGGGGATCCAGGTACTCGGTTCCAGGGTGCTGGTGCTCGGCTTCACCTTCAAGGAGAACTGCCCCGACGTGCGCAACACCCGTGTGATCGACATCATCCACACGCTGGAGGAGTACAACGTGCAGGTGACCATTCACGACCCGTGGGCCCACCCCGACGTAGCGCTCCACGAGTATGGCGTTGAGATCGTCAGCAGCCTGCCGGCAGAGCGTTACGACGCCCTCATCCTGGCGGTGGCACACAACGCATTCAGGGAGATCGACGTCAACAGCCTCCTCAACGAGCCCGGCGTGGCCTACGATGTCAAGGGACTGCTCCCGGCCCATCTGGTGGACGGAAAGCTATAA
- a CDS encoding glycoside hydrolase family 97 protein: MQAEVITAHQEGVALQQNLTAEELHSPDGQLTLRFTLQEGGVPAYSLSYKGREVIRPSRLGLELTGSENATFGQEVRKSSDPRTSLYDGFHLAAAERNSVDETWEPVWGESRTIRDQHNELAVRLAQEATGREMIVRFRLFNDGLGFRYEFPQQKELVYFVVREELTEFAMTGDHMAFWIPGDYDTQEYDYITSRLSEIGSINRAGRQGNLSQTGFSDTGVQTALQMKSDDGLYINLHEAALINYGAMHLDLDEESLTFRSWVTPDANGSKGHLQTPSHTPWRTVIVSDDARDILASRITLNLNEPSRIEDPSWIKPTKYVGVWWEMITGKSDWSYTADLPSVQIGITDYTKVKPHGRHGATTANVKRYIDFAAEHGFDAVLVEGWNIGWEDWFGNSKDFVFDFQTPYPDFDIDEIHRYAKSKGVQMMMHHETSSSIRNYERHLDKAYELMNRYDYPSVKSGYVGDIIPRGENHYSQWINNHYQYAIEKAAQYKIMVNAHEAVRPTGISRTWPNLIGNESARGTEYQAFGGSKPNHVTILPFTRLIGGPMDYTPGIFEQDISKLNPNNDSHVNATIANQLALYVTMSSPLQMAADLPENYMRFPDAFQFIKDVALDWDESHYLEAEPGAYVTVARKAKGSDNWFVGNTAGNEPFTSKISFDFLEKGRDYIATIYADTPDAHYKSNPQAYTIRKVKVTSKSKLTQRSAPGGGYAISIVPVTDKSQAKGLKKL, encoded by the coding sequence ATGCAGGCAGAAGTGATCACTGCGCACCAGGAAGGTGTGGCACTGCAGCAGAACCTGACAGCCGAAGAGCTGCATTCACCCGACGGACAGCTGACCCTCCGGTTCACACTCCAAGAGGGAGGTGTGCCCGCCTACAGCCTCAGTTACAAGGGGCGGGAGGTGATTCGTCCCAGTCGCCTGGGACTGGAGCTCACCGGCAGTGAGAACGCCACGTTCGGCCAGGAGGTGCGCAAGAGCAGCGACCCCCGCACCTCGCTCTACGACGGCTTCCACCTGGCGGCGGCTGAAAGGAACAGCGTGGATGAGACCTGGGAACCGGTGTGGGGCGAGAGCCGCACCATCCGCGACCAACACAACGAGCTGGCGGTACGCCTGGCGCAGGAGGCCACCGGCCGTGAGATGATCGTCCGCTTCCGCCTCTTCAACGACGGCCTCGGCTTCCGCTATGAATTTCCGCAGCAGAAGGAGCTGGTCTACTTCGTTGTGCGCGAGGAGCTCACCGAGTTCGCCATGACGGGCGACCACATGGCGTTCTGGATTCCGGGCGACTATGACACGCAGGAGTATGATTACATCACCTCACGCCTCTCCGAGATCGGCAGCATCAACCGTGCCGGCCGCCAGGGCAACCTGTCGCAGACCGGCTTCTCCGACACGGGCGTGCAGACAGCCCTCCAGATGAAGAGCGACGACGGCCTCTACATCAACCTGCACGAGGCGGCACTGATCAACTACGGCGCCATGCACCTCGACCTGGATGAGGAGAGCCTCACCTTCCGCAGCTGGGTGACCCCCGATGCCAACGGCAGCAAGGGACACCTGCAGACCCCGTCCCACACCCCCTGGCGTACGGTGATCGTGAGCGACGACGCCCGCGATATCCTCGCCTCGCGCATCACGCTCAACCTGAATGAACCCTCCAGGATTGAAGATCCCTCCTGGATCAAGCCCACCAAATATGTAGGCGTTTGGTGGGAGATGATCACCGGCAAGAGCGACTGGTCCTACACTGCCGACCTGCCGTCGGTGCAGATAGGCATTACCGACTATACCAAGGTGAAGCCCCACGGTCGCCATGGCGCCACCACGGCCAACGTGAAGCGCTACATCGACTTCGCCGCGGAGCATGGCTTCGACGCCGTGCTGGTGGAGGGGTGGAACATCGGCTGGGAAGACTGGTTCGGCAATTCGAAAGATTTCGTCTTCGACTTCCAGACCCCCTATCCCGACTTCGACATCGACGAGATCCATCGCTATGCGAAGAGCAAGGGGGTGCAGATGATGATGCACCACGAGACCTCCTCCTCCATCCGCAACTACGAAAGGCACCTCGACAAGGCATACGAGCTGATGAACCGCTACGATTACCCCTCGGTGAAGAGCGGCTACGTGGGCGACATCATCCCGCGTGGTGAGAACCACTACAGCCAGTGGATCAACAACCACTACCAGTACGCCATCGAGAAAGCGGCCCAATACAAGATCATGGTCAACGCCCACGAGGCGGTGCGCCCCACCGGCATCAGCCGCACCTGGCCCAACCTCATCGGTAACGAGTCCGCCCGTGGCACTGAGTACCAGGCGTTCGGCGGCAGCAAGCCCAACCATGTCACCATCCTCCCCTTTACGCGACTCATTGGCGGGCCGATGGACTACACCCCCGGCATCTTCGAGCAGGATATCTCCAAGCTCAACCCCAACAACGACTCGCACGTCAACGCCACCATCGCCAACCAGCTGGCACTCTACGTCACCATGAGCAGTCCCCTGCAGATGGCGGCCGACCTGCCGGAAAACTACATGCGCTTCCCCGACGCGTTCCAATTCATCAAGGATGTGGCACTCGACTGGGATGAAAGCCATTACCTGGAGGCTGAGCCGGGCGCCTATGTCACCGTGGCCCGCAAGGCGAAGGGCAGCGACAACTGGTTCGTGGGCAACACCGCAGGCAACGAGCCCTTCACCTCAAAGATCAGTTTCGATTTCCTGGAGAAGGGGAGGGATTACATCGCCACCATTTATGCCGATACGCCCGATGCCCATTACAAGAGCAACCCGCAAGCCTACACCATTCGCAAGGTGAAGGTGACCAGCAAGTCGAAGCTGACGCAGCGCTCCGCGCCGGGCGGCGGCTACGCGATCTCGATTGTTCCGGTAACCGACAAGTCTCAGGCAAAAGGGTTGAAGAAATTATAA
- a CDS encoding helix-turn-helix domain-containing protein, whose protein sequence is MPNKLLWMNERMSPLTKQKRPLVYTLILLLVVAGQYFAMKMPLDPFRYTRQSVMSMLCLLGFCGAFVLMSRKKGGRADLLFAFLMFTIGLTNLISLIKGLTTGYAGVVEYRYLSLSMLVYGSTFAYFYLLYPIEAFRPGWLTLKRALLLFLPTLAIMGLYLLATKVFRVTVPVIDDWSDLTREFWNVTVWLRLLVLFYPIFGLAIMLRYRKNYKEWCENNFASMKDIDSKWLGDYIFGNFVITFSCLVIVFSNNPRSVLVHNIIFLCFFLYGFHRVFSRKNPYPEGYFKASMNETKAVMSETGEQDQKSQSHFARRLPEYREKLEQWMEHEKPYLRKDFKLTDAMEILPLNRSYLSRLFNEGYGESFYQFVMRYRIAESKQLLLSRPDLTISSIAGMSGFSSPSVFGRAFTQEMQCSPMQWRERELTSLL, encoded by the coding sequence ATGCCGAATAAACTTTTGTGGATGAATGAAAGGATGAGCCCCTTGACGAAACAGAAACGTCCCCTGGTCTACACCCTCATCCTGCTCCTCGTGGTTGCAGGTCAATATTTCGCCATGAAGATGCCTCTCGACCCCTTCAGGTATACCCGCCAGTCGGTCATGTCGATGCTTTGCCTCCTGGGTTTCTGTGGTGCTTTTGTGTTGATGTCCCGAAAAAAAGGGGGACGTGCCGATCTGCTTTTCGCCTTCCTGATGTTCACGATCGGACTTACCAACCTGATCTCTCTGATAAAAGGATTGACCACCGGATATGCCGGAGTGGTGGAATACAGGTATCTCTCACTCTCCATGCTGGTCTACGGCAGCACCTTCGCCTATTTCTATCTCCTCTACCCCATCGAAGCGTTCCGGCCCGGCTGGCTTACACTGAAAAGGGCTCTCTTGCTTTTTCTGCCCACCCTGGCAATCATGGGACTCTATCTCCTTGCTACCAAAGTATTTCGGGTGACGGTGCCGGTGATCGACGACTGGAGCGATCTGACCCGTGAGTTTTGGAATGTGACGGTCTGGCTCCGCCTCCTGGTCCTTTTCTATCCCATTTTCGGACTGGCAATCATGCTCCGCTACCGAAAAAACTACAAGGAGTGGTGCGAAAACAATTTTGCCTCGATGAAGGATATCGACAGCAAATGGCTGGGAGATTACATCTTCGGCAACTTCGTAATCACCTTTTCATGCCTGGTAATCGTCTTCAGCAACAACCCCCGCAGTGTATTGGTGCACAACATCATTTTCCTCTGTTTTTTCCTCTACGGATTTCATCGCGTCTTTTCCCGCAAGAATCCCTATCCCGAAGGTTATTTCAAGGCAAGCATGAACGAAACAAAGGCTGTGATGAGTGAAACCGGTGAGCAGGATCAAAAATCGCAGAGTCACTTTGCAAGGAGATTGCCGGAGTACAGGGAGAAACTGGAACAGTGGATGGAGCATGAGAAGCCATACCTGCGCAAAGATTTCAAGCTGACCGATGCCATGGAGATACTGCCGCTGAACCGCAGCTACCTCTCACGCCTCTTCAACGAGGGATATGGCGAGAGCTTCTATCAGTTCGTGATGCGCTATCGTATTGCGGAGAGCAAACAGCTGCTCCTGTCCCGTCCGGACCTCACCATTTCCTCGATTGCAGGGATGTCGGGATTCAGCTCTCCCTCTGTCTTCGGGAGAGCTTTCACCCAGGAGATGCAATGCAGCCCCATGCAATGGCGCGAGAGGGAGCTGACTTCCCTATTATAG
- a CDS encoding glycoside hydrolase family 16 protein, giving the protein MKKIFSFIFTLLFLFSCNVKTESMEVRETLQSFGFGYNGKTYLGYINHEAGTITIGGIEYTDQITGVVSHLGQGGTLTPNDSLLLAQLSGSNTLTVTLDGESCEYQLLLPDWVGKSSEGYPQDHSWQLVWEEQFEGSEINWDVWSKTPRAGSDWNNTMSDADELYEVNDGVLSLKAIANTSYPDDPSPYLTGGLWGNQKLTFDLGRIDVRARYGSGQGFWPAIWMLGDGAGWPTGGELDIMEHLNFDSFVYQTVHSDYTQHVSKSNPQAHGTQGINSEVFNIYSVEVHTDEVVFLVNDQVTFRYPRLSPAVDGQFPFTEHNYYLILSAQLGGSWVGNVNSAHLPLSLDIDWIRFYER; this is encoded by the coding sequence ATGAAGAAAATATTTTCATTTATATTCACCCTCCTCTTTCTCTTCTCCTGCAACGTCAAGACGGAGTCGATGGAGGTGCGGGAGACCCTGCAGTCGTTTGGCTTCGGCTACAACGGCAAGACCTACCTTGGCTACATCAACCACGAAGCGGGTACGATTACCATCGGGGGCATCGAATACACCGATCAGATTACCGGGGTGGTCTCCCACCTCGGGCAGGGGGGTACCCTCACACCCAACGATTCGCTGTTGCTGGCGCAGCTGAGTGGCAGCAACACCCTCACCGTCACCCTCGACGGAGAGAGCTGCGAATATCAGCTGCTGCTGCCCGACTGGGTAGGCAAGAGCAGCGAAGGCTACCCGCAGGATCACTCCTGGCAGTTGGTCTGGGAAGAACAGTTCGAAGGAAGCGAGATCAACTGGGATGTATGGTCCAAGACACCGCGTGCCGGTTCTGACTGGAACAACACCATGAGCGATGCCGACGAGCTCTATGAAGTAAACGACGGTGTGCTGAGCCTGAAAGCGATCGCCAACACCAGTTATCCCGATGACCCCTCGCCCTACCTTACCGGTGGTCTCTGGGGCAACCAGAAGCTGACCTTCGATCTTGGGCGGATCGACGTGCGTGCCCGTTACGGATCGGGACAAGGTTTCTGGCCCGCCATCTGGATGCTGGGCGATGGTGCCGGCTGGCCCACGGGAGGGGAGCTGGACATCATGGAGCACCTCAACTTCGACAGCTTTGTCTACCAGACTGTCCATTCCGATTACACGCAGCATGTGAGCAAGAGCAATCCCCAGGCGCACGGCACCCAGGGCATCAACAGCGAGGTGTTCAACATCTACAGTGTGGAAGTGCATACCGATGAGGTAGTCTTCCTGGTCAACGACCAGGTCACCTTTCGCTATCCCCGCTTGTCGCCCGCCGTCGACGGACAGTTCCCCTTCACCGAACACAACTACTACCTGATTCTGAGCGCCCAATTGGGAGGCAGCTGGGTGGGTAACGTGAACAGTGCTCACTTGCCACTGTCGCTCGATATAGACTGGATACGATTCTATGAGCGATAA
- a CDS encoding SDR family oxidoreductase encodes MNEILVTGGAGFIGSNLTEALLERGERVTVLDNFATGKIENLLPLLEKYPETLTLRVGDIRNPDDCRNAAEGAACVFHEAALGSVPRSIKDPVTTNAVNISGFLNMLVAARDAGVKRFIYAASSSTYGDSPTLPKVEEVIGKPLSPYAITKYVNELYADVFARTYGLETIGLRYFNVFGRRQDPHGAYAAVIPLFVKKLMNHESPVINGDGEHSRDFTYIDNVIRMNLLAMETTNPEALNTVYNTAQGERTTLNRLVQYLKDELSVTDPAIAAIEVQHGPNRAGDIPHSLASIAKARALLGYEPRFTMRQGLQEAVKWYRDNL; translated from the coding sequence ATGAATGAAATACTGGTCACCGGCGGTGCCGGCTTCATCGGATCCAACCTCACGGAGGCACTCCTGGAGAGGGGAGAACGGGTGACGGTGCTCGATAACTTCGCCACCGGTAAGATTGAGAACCTGTTGCCCCTGCTGGAAAAATATCCCGAGACCCTTACCCTCCGGGTGGGAGACATCCGTAACCCGGACGATTGCCGCAATGCGGCAGAGGGAGCAGCCTGCGTCTTTCACGAGGCGGCGCTCGGCTCGGTACCCCGTTCCATTAAAGACCCCGTCACCACCAACGCAGTCAACATCTCCGGCTTCCTCAACATGCTGGTCGCCGCCCGCGATGCAGGCGTCAAGCGGTTCATCTACGCCGCCAGCTCCTCCACCTATGGCGACAGCCCCACGCTGCCCAAGGTGGAAGAGGTGATTGGGAAGCCCCTGTCGCCCTACGCCATCACCAAATATGTGAACGAGCTCTATGCCGATGTCTTCGCCCGCACCTACGGCCTGGAGACCATCGGGCTGCGCTACTTCAACGTCTTCGGCAGGCGGCAGGACCCCCACGGCGCCTATGCTGCGGTGATCCCCCTCTTCGTGAAGAAACTGATGAACCATGAGTCGCCCGTGATCAACGGCGATGGGGAGCACAGCCGCGACTTCACCTACATCGACAACGTGATCCGGATGAACCTGCTCGCCATGGAGACCACCAATCCCGAGGCGTTGAACACCGTTTACAACACCGCCCAGGGAGAGCGCACCACGCTGAACCGGCTGGTGCAATACCTGAAGGATGAACTCTCCGTCACCGATCCGGCCATCGCCGCCATCGAGGTGCAGCACGGTCCCAACCGCGCCGGCGACATCCCCCACTCACTGGCCAGCATCGCCAAGGCCCGCGCCCTTCTGGGTTACGAGCCCCGGTTCACCATGCGGCAGGGGCTGCAGGAGGCTGTGAAATGGTACCGTGACAATCTGTAA
- a CDS encoding alpha/beta hydrolase, which yields MKHLNLILLFLIASLTSLTAQEPKFTEYPLNTVKEKPKADMDPKKGLTAPSLRIYLPEAEKATGRMVIALPGGGYSGLAMFHEGYDWAEYFLSKGIALGVLKYRMPAGDHSIPYADVQAAFNMVLEHAAEWKVNPEQIGIMGSSAGGHLASTFATHAPVVEKPAFQILLYPVITMDPLLTHSGSRRNLLGENPSEELTNRFSNELRVDGNTPPAFIIFAADDRAVPPANGLRYAEAMTRHDRPVTFLLYPTGGHGFGNRESFAYKKQFLLELDRWLEGL from the coding sequence ATGAAACATCTGAACCTTATCCTGCTCTTCCTGATAGCCTCGCTCACATCGCTGACGGCACAGGAACCGAAGTTCACGGAGTACCCGCTCAACACGGTGAAAGAAAAACCGAAGGCAGATATGGATCCAAAAAAGGGGCTGACGGCACCCTCACTGCGCATCTACCTGCCGGAGGCGGAGAAGGCGACGGGACGGATGGTGATCGCACTGCCGGGCGGTGGCTACAGTGGATTGGCAATGTTCCACGAGGGGTACGACTGGGCCGAATATTTCCTCAGCAAGGGGATCGCCTTGGGTGTACTCAAATACCGCATGCCGGCCGGGGATCACAGCATCCCCTATGCCGATGTGCAGGCTGCATTCAACATGGTACTGGAGCATGCTGCAGAATGGAAGGTGAACCCGGAACAGATCGGCATCATGGGCTCCTCGGCAGGAGGACATTTGGCTTCGACCTTTGCCACCCACGCTCCGGTAGTTGAAAAGCCTGCCTTCCAGATATTGCTCTACCCGGTGATTACGATGGACCCGCTCCTTACCCACAGCGGTTCACGTAGGAACCTGCTGGGTGAGAACCCATCGGAAGAGCTCACCAACCGCTTCTCAAACGAGCTGCGCGTAGATGGCAACACCCCACCCGCTTTCATCATCTTCGCCGCCGACGACAGGGCGGTGCCCCCCGCCAACGGACTCCGTTACGCGGAGGCGATGACACGGCACGACCGGCCGGTCACCTTCCTCCTCTACCCCACCGGCGGCCACGGCTTCGGCAACCGTGAATCGTTCGCCTACAAGAAACAGTTCCTGCTGGAGCTGGACCGCTGGTTGGAAGGGCTCTGA
- a CDS encoding beta-glycosidase translates to MNRIGIWVLALLAGGMIACSDKQDEKKLEEPVPSNAVEKQVTLNAALTYQTVAGFGASDAWQPAWVGKYWTGSRDRLSELLFSQEIADGQPKGIGLSMWRVNLGAGSAEQGDASGINTITRRAESFLTADGSYDWEKCMGQRYFMQRARELGVEQFILFSNSPPVQYTYNGQGRSDRGGYANLRSEYFDDFADYLADVASHFHADGYNITHISPVNEPQYNWEGHDQEGSGWTNDEIATLARELDRALNERNLPVDMLLGESGDWEYFYKSKGDRARSYVVADFFNPERPTYVGDLKHLKNLISGHSYWTDGSWEGMRTVRSNVAEIARQYNLEVWQSEWSMIGDGYSSSEYVGHENATTMDIALYMSKVIHNDLTVAGVTSWSFWTAMDVAHWGHQNRFLLISLTPDGGEWGDVMSGDGTFAATPTLWVLGNYSRFIRPGYKRIELSMNESRSFFGSGYLSPDGRQLVAVYTNLSDKPVQLTETRKGWDSSAAVKTYTTSTVKELQEAVFAPGKPVVLDAASVTTVVYQL, encoded by the coding sequence ATGAATAGAATCGGTATCTGGGTACTTGCCTTGCTGGCAGGAGGGATGATTGCCTGCAGTGACAAGCAGGATGAAAAGAAACTGGAAGAGCCGGTTCCCTCCAATGCGGTAGAGAAGCAGGTAACCCTCAATGCAGCGCTCACCTACCAGACTGTTGCCGGCTTCGGTGCTTCCGATGCCTGGCAGCCAGCCTGGGTAGGCAAGTACTGGACCGGGAGCCGTGACCGCCTCAGCGAGCTGCTCTTCTCACAGGAGATCGCTGATGGACAGCCCAAAGGAATCGGCCTCTCCATGTGGCGTGTCAACCTGGGTGCCGGTTCGGCAGAGCAGGGTGATGCCAGCGGTATCAACACCATCACGCGGCGTGCCGAGAGCTTCCTGACCGCTGACGGGAGCTATGACTGGGAAAAGTGCATGGGACAGCGTTATTTCATGCAGCGTGCCCGTGAGCTGGGTGTGGAGCAGTTCATCCTGTTCAGCAACTCCCCTCCGGTGCAGTATACCTACAACGGTCAGGGTCGCTCCGACCGGGGTGGGTATGCCAACCTGAGAAGTGAATATTTTGACGATTTTGCAGATTACCTGGCCGATGTGGCCTCCCATTTTCATGCGGATGGATACAACATCACCCACATCTCACCGGTGAATGAACCACAGTACAACTGGGAGGGTCACGACCAGGAGGGCAGCGGATGGACCAACGATGAGATAGCTACACTGGCCAGGGAACTGGATCGTGCTCTCAACGAGCGAAATCTTCCCGTTGACATGTTGCTTGGTGAGTCGGGCGACTGGGAGTATTTCTACAAGAGCAAGGGTGATCGTGCCCGCAGCTATGTGGTTGCCGATTTCTTCAATCCTGAAAGACCAACCTATGTCGGTGACCTGAAGCATCTCAAAAACCTGATTAGCGGTCACAGCTACTGGACCGATGGCTCGTGGGAGGGCATGCGTACGGTACGATCGAATGTGGCAGAGATTGCCCGTCAGTACAATCTGGAGGTATGGCAAAGCGAATGGAGTATGATCGGCGATGGTTACAGTTCATCGGAATATGTGGGTCATGAGAATGCCACCACGATGGACATTGCGCTTTATATGTCGAAGGTAATACACAACGACCTCACAGTGGCCGGTGTCACCTCCTGGAGCTTCTGGACAGCCATGGATGTGGCGCACTGGGGCCACCAGAACCGATTCTTGCTCATCTCCCTCACACCCGACGGGGGCGAGTGGGGCGATGTGATGTCGGGTGATGGCACATTTGCAGCCACGCCCACACTGTGGGTGCTGGGCAATTACAGCCGATTCATTCGTCCCGGCTACAAGCGGATTGAGCTCTCCATGAACGAGTCGCGTAGCTTCTTTGGTTCCGGTTATCTCTCCCCCGACGGGAGGCAGCTGGTAGCTGTCTACACCAACCTTAGCGACAAGCCGGTGCAGCTCACCGAGACACGCAAGGGCTGGGACAGCAGTGCCGCGGTGAAGACCTACACCACCTCTACGGTGAAGGAGTTGCAGGAGGCGGTATTTGCCCCGGGCAAACCGGTTGTGCTTGATGCTGCAAGCGTCACCACAGTGGTCTATCAGCTCTGA
- a CDS encoding UpxY family transcription antiterminator, which translates to MAKDSKENSERLWLAAYTRMHHEKKVRDRLTEMGITTFLPVQRVVRQWSDRKKQVDRVLIPMMIFVYVDRVEQLEVLQLPAVIRYVVLRGEHTPAAIPDVQMEAFRFMVDLSETPVNFDGCDLQPGEKVRVVRGPLKGLTGELVTVDGKSSIVIRIELLGCAAVEMNASMVERIG; encoded by the coding sequence ATGGCCAAGGATTCTAAAGAGAACAGCGAACGCCTTTGGTTGGCGGCCTACACGCGGATGCATCACGAGAAGAAGGTGCGCGACCGTCTCACGGAGATGGGCATCACCACCTTCCTGCCGGTGCAGCGCGTGGTGCGGCAGTGGAGCGATCGCAAGAAGCAGGTCGACCGCGTACTGATCCCGATGATGATCTTCGTGTATGTGGACCGTGTGGAACAGTTGGAGGTGTTGCAGCTTCCGGCAGTGATCCGTTACGTGGTGCTGCGCGGCGAGCATACCCCTGCTGCGATCCCCGATGTGCAGATGGAGGCGTTCCGCTTCATGGTCGACCTCTCCGAGACCCCTGTCAACTTCGACGGATGCGACCTGCAGCCAGGTGAAAAGGTGCGTGTGGTGCGTGGCCCACTCAAGGGGCTCACCGGCGAGCTGGTCACCGTCGATGGCAAGTCCTCCATCGTGATCCGCATCGAACTTCTTGGCTGTGCCGCCGTCGAGATGAACGCCTCTATGGTTGAACGAATAGGGTAG